Below is a window of Desmonostoc muscorum LEGE 12446 DNA.
TGACATCCGCTTGCCAAATATTCAGCCGACAAGTTAACACTACTCGTGATGAACTTATCCATCCAGTTAACTGACGGGAAATTTCCTCTAATGGCTGGTGAGATGCTTCAGACATTTCATCTGCGCCATCCAACAGCAGCCACACTCGTCCCTGCTGAATTTGGTTTGTAAAATCTTCGCGCACTTCCTGAGTTAGATGTATTGCAGGAATTGCTTGCTCAAGCCAGCTATTACATATATATGTTTGAATATCTGTTAAAGTACCATTTCGACCCAAGTCTGCCAGAGAAATCCAGACTGGTAAACCTAAATCTTTCTCTAATACCCAAAAAGCGATCGCTTGCAGTAGTGTTGTTTTTCCTGCACCTGGTTCCCCAATTACGGCTATCTGCTTACCTTTGGTTTTACCTTCGCCACGTTCTAAAATTTGACTCAAGAAAGCTTTATGCTCAAATCGCTGCTCTCTTTCATACTGGGGTTCATAAAGCCGTGTTCCTGCATCTGGAAAAAAGTTATCTTTTTCGCGTTTATCTGGTTTTTTCCGCTGCACCAGCGCTAGAGGAACATAAATTTGTTCTTTGTCTTTTCTGGCGCATTCATCTTGCATTAGGAAATTGCTGGTTATCCGCCGCTGCGGTTCCAGCATTCTTTTACACACTTCGTGCCAGTTGATAGTCTGTGCTGATGAACTTTCATCAACAACATCATTCCAATTTAGACTCAGAGCATCAATAATAGACCGCAAACTACTTTCATCTACAGCCTCTCCTCTGAGAAATCTTTTAACTGTACTATCGTCTACAAAAGACTTTTTTGCTAAGTATTCCTGAGTCCAGGACTTTTTACCACGCTTATTCAGGATTTCGTCGTCTGGCTTTTTAAGTTCAGCCATTCTGTGGCGAACTTTTTCCAGTCCTTCTGAGGTTGCTGCGATACTACGAGATTTTGGCGTTCTACTCATAGATGGTAGATTACTCAGATATCACTCGTTACAGTGTACTACTTAGCTGTAGTTGATACTAGTTCAGAAAGGTTCAGTTTAGTTGCACTGTTTTGCTCTGGAGAAACACCTTGTTGTCAAACTACCTTTGTCTCAAGAGCAATTGAGATGAATGAGGTCAAAATAAATGTTTAATAACCAAACAACCGCTTTTCAAGCACAACACAGTATTAAATCTGTCCAATCGACAAATCCACAATACCAGGTTGATGTTACACCTGTATTGCTACAACAACCTTTTAGCCCATTTGCGATCGCTCTCAGCATCTCGATCGTACTTGGTGCGATCGCTGGATTTATTAAAACCCTAAAATCAGTCAACAAAAATCAGTAATTCGTAGGTTGGGTTTCGTTTTTTCACTACCCGAATTAAGGAGATTTAGTTTCAGGTATCCGGGTAAATAAAATCCCTTTTACAGTCGGTTCTAGGGGAAAAGTAACGCTAGTAATATTGCCTTTGGTATCAGTTAAGAAAGATATAAGTTCTGGTTGTTCGCTCAACTCAGATTTAACAAAAATATCATAGTGGTAGTGTTCTAATTTATAAATAATTGAATTATAAGTTGCTCGTAAATAATTATCATTAATTTGAATTGATAAGACTCCGTATGCTGGATGCTCAAAATAACCTGTGTAATCTTCTAGAGGATGAGAAGGTTGAGTGCCAGTTTTACAGGCTGAGGCGATTTGTTCTTTGGCTTTTGCAGTAGTTTCTTTGGCTTGAGCATATTTTTCTTTCATTCGTTCATTCCAAGGAACTTCGTTTAAACCAAGTAAGCGATCGCATACATAATAAGTCACAGTATTTATGACTGGGTTTTTATCCAAATTAGTCAGAACTACTATACCAATATTGTCTTGAGGCAGCAAAGTTGTCCGCGCAGAAAATCCATCAATATTGCCGCCATGCTGAATTAAATTATGACCTCTGTAAGAGGTAATCGTCCATCCCAAACCATAAAATTCATAAAAAAGTTCTTTATATTCCAATGTTTGAGTCATCACGATTTGTGGAGAGTGCATCTGACTCAGATTACTTGATGAGATAATTTGTTTATCGCCAAACTTACCCTGGTTAAGCTGGAGTAAAAGCCAGTTAGCCATATCAATAACGTTGGAATTGATTGAGCCTGCTGGTCCAGTAATATCGATGTTACAAAAGGAAATGCTCTCAATTTTGTCTTCTTTTTCTTGATAAGGAAGTGCAAAATCATTAGCTTTTTGGGATGTCTCTACAGAGAAATTACTGTCTCTCATTTCTAAAGGATTAAAAATTTCCTGTTGCACAAAATCTTCCCAATTACTTTGTGCAATTTCACCAACCAAATACCCCGCCGCTGTGTACATCAAATTTTGATACTGAAAAATAGTACGCAATTCGTGAGTGGGTTCGAGATATTGTAAGCGCTCAATTATTTCTTGACGGCTGAAGGGAGTTTTATACCACACAGCATCGTGACGAGGTAAGCCAGAACGATGAGTCACTAGGTCACGGGGTGTGATATGTTCGGTTGCATAGGAGTCATAAAGTTTAAAAGTAGGCAGATAATTTCTAACAGGTTTATCCCAGTTTAATAAGCCTTTTTCTACTAGGATACTCATTGCCATTGTGGTAAAGGCTTTCGTACAAGAACCAATGGCAAAAAGAGTTTGTGGTGTAACAATTAAATTCTGTTCTACATCTCGCTTTCCAAAGCCTTCACAAAAAATTATTTTGCTATCTTTAATGACTGCGATCGCTAGCCCAGGTACTTTCCATTCTTGCATTGTCTTGTTGATAAATGCCGTTATACCTTGCATAGTAACTCTCCATACCTCTCAATCAAAAAGCATATTCAATTTCATTTTTCTTAACATTCAATACTTTGTTTTGTACCATACCAAGTTGATGTTACAACCTCATAGCATATTTACGATCGCCCTTAGCATCTCCATTGTACTTGGTGCCTCAGCTTTGAGTACATGCGATCGGAGCATATTTTTCTTTCATCTCACAAGGTTTTGTTATTATCTCGTGGAAAGTGGTCTAGTGGCCGATTAACTCTCAAAAAAGGCAGGTACTTAGCTTTTCACGAATGATGTAGGATTTCTATATTTGCAGGTATATATCAAACTAAACACTCTACAAGTTTATATTTCTGCAAAACTATATCACTCATATATCCAAGTTTAAATATTAATTTATACCTTGTTTTCCTTAACCAAAAGCTTCATGATTGACTTGAAAAGCACATATTCATAAACCAGTAACTAATTCTGTATCTTTTGGTTGTTGACAGAAACATATCTAATAATCATTTCCACCTAATTCATGTCGGAGTTCGACTAATCCAATGCTACAAGGATGGATTCAAATTATATTAACGCTACTAATTGTAGTAGCAATTACTCCATTTTTTGGGCGCTATATGGCGCGGATCTACTTAGAACAAAGCACTTTTCTCGACCCAATTTTAAATCCGGTTGAGCGAGTGCTTTATTCCTTGGTTGGGGTTAAAACCAAAGAAAATATGACGGGTTGGCAGTATGGGCGAGCAATCTTGTATAGCAATGTCGCAATGGGGTTGCTGATTTTCTTGATTATCATGAATCAAGGATGGTTACCATTAAACCCAAACAAAATAAATGCCCCAACTTGGGATACAGCGCTGCATACTACTATTTCTTTTATTACTAACACCAACCAGCAGCATTATTCTGGTGAAACTTACATGAGTTATGCCAGTCAAATGTGGGGACTTGGTTATCACATGTTCACCTCAGCGGCGACTGGTTTGGCTGTGGGAATTGCCTTTATTCGGGGTTTAACTGGTAGACCGTTGGGCAACTTTTATGTAGACTTAATTCGCTCGATTACGCGAATTTTGCTGCCTATTTGTATTGTCGGCGGGATTGTCTTGATGGCGGCTGGTGTGCCAGAAACACTGGCGGGTGTAGCGGTGTTTCCCACTTTGGAAGATCCTAACATTAGTCAGGCGATCGCTCGCGGTCCCGTTGCCCATTTTGAAATCATCAAGCAATTAGGGGAAAACGGCGGCGGCTTTTTTGCCATCAACTCGGCACACCCCTTTGAAAATCCCAGCGGATTTTCTAATTTAATTCAAATTGTCGCCATGCTTTCGATTCCCACTTCCTTTATCTACACCTATGGCTTGTTTGCTAACAACACTAAGCAAGCTTGGTTAGTCTACGGCATGGTGGGTGTGCTTTATGTAGTATTTATTATCGTTACCGCCATTGGCGAATACAACGGTAATCCGGCTGTAAATGCTGTGCTGGGAAGTCAGCAACCGAATTTGGAAGGTAAAGAAGTCCGGTTTGGTTGGGCACAATCTGTGCTATTCGCAGTAAGTACAACTGGCACCATGTGCGGTGCAGTCAACAGTTTACACGACTCCTTCATGCCCAACGGCGGTTTTATTACCCTTTCCAACATGTTCCTGCAAATTATCTGGGGTGGACAGGGTACTGGAACGGCTTACCTGTTTGCTTACTTGATTCTGGCTGTGTTCGCCACAGGGCTAATGGTGGGACGCACACCAGAATTTCTCGGACGCAAAATTGAGAAGCGGGAAGTTGTGCTGGCTAGTTTCTTGATTTTGCTAGTTCACCCGATCGCTATTATGATTCCCGCAGGTATCGCCTTAGCATTTCCTGATCAATTATCAGGAATTAGCAATCCCGGCTTCCACGGTTTTGCTCAAGTGATTTATGAATACGCCTCCGCTGCTGCTAACAACGGTTCTGGGTTTGAAGGCTTGGGCGATTCTCAACCTTCACCATTAGCGATCGCTACAGGCACACAACCAACTTTAACCGCCTTGTGGTGGAATCTAAGTACCTGCTTCAGTTTACTAGCAGGACGTTATATTCCCATACTGGGTTTACTGTTCTTAGCAGATAGTATTTCTCGTAAGCAAGCTGTTCCCTACACCACTGGGACATTGCGAACCGATACCGGATTATTTACAGGTGTTACCGCAGGCGTGATTTTAATTCTAGGCGCACTTACGTTCTTCCCAGTACTTGCATTAGGTCCCATTGGTGAAGCCTTTTTTATCGCAAAGGGTATTGGGTAGGGAGTGGGGAGTGGGGAGTGGGGAGTGGGGGGATGAGGGAGATGAGGGGGATGAGGGAGTAGAAAAACATTATAGAAACTCGTTTATCCATCTTTGATACTCGTTAATCCACCTCAGAACTCCATTAATGAGTCTTTGATACTCGTTAATCCACCTCAGAACTCCATTAATGAGTCTTTGATACTCGTTAATCCACCTCAGAACTCCATTAATGAGTCTTTGATACTCATTAATCCACCTCAGAACTCCATTAATCCACCTCAAAGACTTATGCCCGATGCCCAATGCCCCATGCCCAATGCCCCATTCCCCATTTCCATAATTTAATCTATGCCAATTACTACTAATTCTCCTTCACCCCGTGTTCCTCATGGAACTCGTGACTCGCGTAAGCACACCCCCAAGGCAGATATGCGGGGACTTTACCAAAGAGCAATTCGTGAGTCATTTGTCAAGCTCGATCCGCGAATTACTGTCAGAAATCCAGTGATGTTTGTTGTTTGGGTGGGAACAATTGTCACCTTTCTAGTAACCCTAAACCCAAATTTGTTTGGCACAATTCAGGCAGATGTCAACCAACAACGCTTGTTAAATGGGTTGATTACCTTTATTCTGTTTTTCACACTGGTTTTTGCTAACTTTGCCGAAGCTGTGGCTGAAGGACGAGGGAAAGCTCAGGCTGATTCACTCAGAACCACGCGATCGGATACGATCGCTAATAAAATCCTCCCCGATGGTTCCATAGTACAAGTCAATTCTACGGAACTGCGGCGGGGTGATTTAGTCAAAGTGATTGCAAACAATATGATTCCCGCCGATGGGGATGTCATTAAAGGCATTGGTTCAGTAGATGAGTCTGCGATTACTGGGGAATCTGCGCCTGTATTGAAGCAACCAGGTACAGATATTGCCAGTTCGGTAACAGGAGGTACACGCCTACTCTCCGATGAATTGACGATTCGCATTAGCGCCGATCCTGGACAAGGCTTTATTGACCGGATGATTGCCTTAGTAGAAGGGGCACAACGCACCAAGACTCCCAACGAGATTGCCTTGACGGTATTGTTAGCAGTGCTGACACAGGTGTTTTTAATTGTAGTGGCGACGATGCCACCATTTGTCAACTACATCGCCAATTTTATCAGCACCGTATTTGGGGCTGAAGCAGCAAACAGTTTGCGTGCGGGTGCTAGCGTTGCGATTTTAATATCGTTACTGGTAGCTTTGATTCCCACAACTATTGGTGGTTTACTCAGTGCGATCGGTATCGCTGGTATGGACAGAGTTGCTCAATTTAACGTCATTGCGACCTCTGGTAGAGCAGTAGAAGCTTGCGGCGACATCAACACTCTGGTGCTAGATAAAACAGGGACAATCACCTTGGGGAACCGTATGGCTGATGAGTTTATTCCCCTGGATAATCATTCACTAAAAGATGTGGCGCGAGTTTCCTTAGCTGCTAGCTTATTTGATGATACGCCGGAGGGCAAGTCAATTGTGGCATTAGCAGAAAAGTCCCAAATTGCGGTAGATTTCAATATCGATAAAGCCGAAGGTGTGGAATTTTCCGCCAAAACCCGGATGAGTGGTACAAATCTACCTGATGGCAAAGAAGTTCGTAAAGGTGCGGTGGATGCCATTAAAGGATTTGTCCGTTCTCGTGGCGGTTACGTTCCCGATGATATAGATGCAGCTTATGAGCGAGTTTCCCGGTTAGGGGGTACACCCTTAGCTGTTTGCCAGGATGACAAAATTTATGGTGTGATTTACCTCAAAGATATTGTCAAACCTGGTTTGCGGGAACGATTTGACCAACTGCGCCGTATGGGTGTCCGCACCGTCATGCTCACAGGCGATAATCGAATTACCGCTTCAGTGATTGCTCAGGAAGCCGGAGTTGATGATTTCATTGCCGAAGCGACTCCAGAAGACAAAATCGAGGTGATTCGCTCCGAACAATCCCAGGGTAAACTGGTGGCAATGACTGGGGATGGCACCAACGATGCACCCGCCTTAGCTCAAGCAAACGTGGGTGTGGCAATGAACTCTGGGACGCAAGCTGCCAAAGAAGCTGCTAACATGGTGGACTTAGACTCAGACCCCACCAAGTTGATTGACTTAGTAACAATTGGTAAACAGCTGCTCATTACCCGTGGAGCATTAACAACATTCTCCATCGCCAACGATATCGCCAAGTATTTTGCCATCATTCCGACAATCTTTGCTGCGGCTGGAATCGGCGCACTTAATATCATGGCACTCAAAAGCGCTCAATCTGCGATCGTCTCGGCGCTAATTTACAACGCCTTGATTATTCCGGCACTAATTCCCCTAGCACTTAAAGGAGTAAAATTCTTGCCTCTTTCGGCAGATCAATTACTACGCCGTAACATCTTTATCTATGGCGTTGGTGGTATCATTGCTCCCTTCATTGCCATCAAACTGATAGATATAATCTTACCCTTGTCTTAGAACTTCCAAATTAAAAAACATCCAAAAATCCCCTCTCTTCTTAATCTCTCCGTGCCCTCTGCGGTTCGTTTTCTTAGATAATTTATTTCTCTAGGACTTAGGCAAAAACTCTCTGAAACTTTTATTTCTTTGTGTCCTTTGCGTCCTTTGTGGTTCGTTTTTTCAAAGTCCTGTTCTTGAAAACGCCTAAATTTACTTATGAAACCCGTTCATATTCGACCAACCATCCCCATATCCCAACTATCTGAAGCAATAACTGAAATTTGGTGTCAATGGCGTAGACAAAAACTGCCACTGTATTTATTCCTAGCGATGTGCTTCAACTTAGTAGTTGCACCTGTAGTTTATGCAGCCACAAGCGAACAACTTTCCCGCAGTCAAGCTTGGGGAGTGGGACTGCTAGGACTGGTAACAGTAGGACTTTCTATTTATTTATTTTTTGTAATGTTTGTACCGGAGAAATTCTAATGAGTTTTGCACGCGAAGCCGGTAGAGCTGTTCGTTCTACCTTGGTACTCTGGGTAATAGCAGCAATTATTTATCCTTTTTTGATGATTGCCATTGGGCAGATTGTGTTTCCCTTTCAAGCCAATGGTAGTCTACTGACAAATAGCACAGGTCAAGTTGTGGGTTCTGCGTTGATTGGTCAACCTTTTAGTAGCGATCGCTATTTTAACAGCCGTCCCAGTACCACTAGCTACAGCACAGCCGACCCCAAAAAAGATGATGCCGGAGTTTTGCAAACCGGAGTTTCCGGTGCTAGTAACTTAGCTCCCAGT
It encodes the following:
- a CDS encoding serine hydrolase is translated as MQGITAFINKTMQEWKVPGLAIAVIKDSKIIFCEGFGKRDVEQNLIVTPQTLFAIGSCTKAFTTMAMSILVEKGLLNWDKPVRNYLPTFKLYDSYATEHITPRDLVTHRSGLPRHDAVWYKTPFSRQEIIERLQYLEPTHELRTIFQYQNLMYTAAGYLVGEIAQSNWEDFVQQEIFNPLEMRDSNFSVETSQKANDFALPYQEKEDKIESISFCNIDITGPAGSINSNVIDMANWLLLQLNQGKFGDKQIISSSNLSQMHSPQIVMTQTLEYKELFYEFYGLGWTITSYRGHNLIQHGGNIDGFSARTTLLPQDNIGIVVLTNLDKNPVINTVTYYVCDRLLGLNEVPWNERMKEKYAQAKETTAKAKEQIASACKTGTQPSHPLEDYTGYFEHPAYGVLSIQINDNYLRATYNSIIYKLEHYHYDIFVKSELSEQPELISFLTDTKGNITSVTFPLEPTVKGILFTRIPETKSP
- the kdpB gene encoding potassium-transporting ATPase subunit KdpB, which produces MPITTNSPSPRVPHGTRDSRKHTPKADMRGLYQRAIRESFVKLDPRITVRNPVMFVVWVGTIVTFLVTLNPNLFGTIQADVNQQRLLNGLITFILFFTLVFANFAEAVAEGRGKAQADSLRTTRSDTIANKILPDGSIVQVNSTELRRGDLVKVIANNMIPADGDVIKGIGSVDESAITGESAPVLKQPGTDIASSVTGGTRLLSDELTIRISADPGQGFIDRMIALVEGAQRTKTPNEIALTVLLAVLTQVFLIVVATMPPFVNYIANFISTVFGAEAANSLRAGASVAILISLLVALIPTTIGGLLSAIGIAGMDRVAQFNVIATSGRAVEACGDINTLVLDKTGTITLGNRMADEFIPLDNHSLKDVARVSLAASLFDDTPEGKSIVALAEKSQIAVDFNIDKAEGVEFSAKTRMSGTNLPDGKEVRKGAVDAIKGFVRSRGGYVPDDIDAAYERVSRLGGTPLAVCQDDKIYGVIYLKDIVKPGLRERFDQLRRMGVRTVMLTGDNRITASVIAQEAGVDDFIAEATPEDKIEVIRSEQSQGKLVAMTGDGTNDAPALAQANVGVAMNSGTQAAKEAANMVDLDSDPTKLIDLVTIGKQLLITRGALTTFSIANDIAKYFAIIPTIFAAAGIGALNIMALKSAQSAIVSALIYNALIIPALIPLALKGVKFLPLSADQLLRRNIFIYGVGGIIAPFIAIKLIDIILPLS
- a CDS encoding potassium-transporting ATPase subunit F, whose product is MKPVHIRPTIPISQLSEAITEIWCQWRRQKLPLYLFLAMCFNLVVAPVVYAATSEQLSRSQAWGVGLLGLVTVGLSIYLFFVMFVPEKF
- the kdpA gene encoding potassium-transporting ATPase subunit KdpA, yielding MLQGWIQIILTLLIVVAITPFFGRYMARIYLEQSTFLDPILNPVERVLYSLVGVKTKENMTGWQYGRAILYSNVAMGLLIFLIIMNQGWLPLNPNKINAPTWDTALHTTISFITNTNQQHYSGETYMSYASQMWGLGYHMFTSAATGLAVGIAFIRGLTGRPLGNFYVDLIRSITRILLPICIVGGIVLMAAGVPETLAGVAVFPTLEDPNISQAIARGPVAHFEIIKQLGENGGGFFAINSAHPFENPSGFSNLIQIVAMLSIPTSFIYTYGLFANNTKQAWLVYGMVGVLYVVFIIVTAIGEYNGNPAVNAVLGSQQPNLEGKEVRFGWAQSVLFAVSTTGTMCGAVNSLHDSFMPNGGFITLSNMFLQIIWGGQGTGTAYLFAYLILAVFATGLMVGRTPEFLGRKIEKREVVLASFLILLVHPIAIMIPAGIALAFPDQLSGISNPGFHGFAQVIYEYASAAANNGSGFEGLGDSQPSPLAIATGTQPTLTALWWNLSTCFSLLAGRYIPILGLLFLADSISRKQAVPYTTGTLRTDTGLFTGVTAGVILILGALTFFPVLALGPIGEAFFIAKGIG